The following are from one region of the Equus przewalskii isolate Varuska chromosome 21, EquPr2, whole genome shotgun sequence genome:
- the AVP gene encoding vasopressin-neurophysin 2-copeptin — protein sequence MPDTMLPACFLGLLAFTSACYFQNCPRGGKRAMSDLELRQCLPCGPGGKGRCFGPSICCGDELGCFVGTAEALRCQEENYLPSPCQSGQKPCGSGGRCAAAGICCNDESCVTEPECREGAGLPRRARASDRSNATQLDGPTGALLLRLVQLAGAPEPGEPGVY from the exons ATGCCTGACACCATGCTGCCCGCCTGCTTTCTCGGCCTGCTGGCCTTTACCTCCGCTTGCTACTTCCAGAACTGCCCAAGGGGTGGCAAGAGGGCCATGTCCGACCTGGAGCTGAGACAG TGCCTCCCCTGCGGCCCCGGGGGCAAAGGGCGCTGCTTCGGGCCCAGCATCTGCTGCGGGGACGAGCTGGGCTGCTTCGTGGGCACGGCCGAGGCGCTGCGCTGCCAGGAGGAGAACTACCTGCCGTCGCCCTGCCAGTCGGGCCAGAAGCCTTGCGGGAGCGGGGGCCGCTGCGCCGCCGCCGGCATCTGCTGCAACGACG AGAGCTGCGTGACAGAGCCCGAGTGCCGGGAGGGCGCCGGCCTCCCCCGCCGCGCCCGCGCCAGCGACCGGAGCAACGCCACCCAGCTGGACGGCCCGACCGGGGCCCTGCTGCTGCGGCTGGTGCAGCTGGCCGGGGCGCCCGAGCCCGGCGAGCCCGGCGTCTACTga